A segment of the Zavarzinia compransoris genome:
GTCGAACAGGCCCTGCCGCTGGGCGAGGCCGGGATCATCGACGGCGACCTGCCGGCGGCCCTGCCGCCGACGGTCTTTTCCCGCCTGGGCACGGTAGCGACGCTGGCGAGCGCGGTGGTTTTCCTCCTTTTCGGGATTTTCTGGCGCCGCCTCCCGTCTTGACCCCATCCGGCCGGCGCGCATACAAGAATATGCGCGCCGGCCGGTTGTGCGGCGTTTCCCTTGTGAGGAGTCGCCATGGCCAAGCTCGTTGAAGACGCCCATCCGGTGGACGTTTACGTCGGCAGTCGGATCAAGCTGCGCCGGACCCTGCTCGGCATCAGCCAGGAGCGTCTTGGCGATGCCCTCGAGCTGACGTTCCAGCAGGTGCAGAAATACGAGCGCGGCTCCAACCGGGTCTCGGCCTCGAAGCTCTATACGATCTCCGAAGTGCTGGACGTGCCGATCGCCTATTTCTTCGACGGCTACGGCGGCGATGCGCGGGCCGAAGGGCTGCGCGACAGTTCGTCGCCCGCGTTCGAGCACGAACAGCTCAGCCGCAAGGAATCGATCGACCTCCTGAAAGCCTATTACGAGATCGAGGATTCCAAGGTGCGGCGGAAGGTGATCGA
Coding sequences within it:
- a CDS encoding helix-turn-helix domain-containing protein: MAKLVEDAHPVDVYVGSRIKLRRTLLGISQERLGDALELTFQQVQKYERGSNRVSASKLYTISEVLDVPIAYFFDGYGGDARAEGLRDSSSPAFEHEQLSRKESIDLLKAYYEIEDSKVRRKVIEMIRVLAGTASEAGNG